Part of the Erinaceus europaeus chromosome 5, mEriEur2.1, whole genome shotgun sequence genome is shown below.
AAGTGACTGTCCATTTTAGCAGTGCAATTTGAAGGCTggagcaggcttttttttttttttttttttttttcattttctggcCTGTTACTTCATGAATTTCCAGAGTTAATATTCctaaatttcatttcttttctgtcACTGATTTGCTACCTTGACTTAGCAGTACTGTGTTACTCCCTCCTCACATAGTTTAAGTTGCCAGAAGTCGATGAGAACACCCTCTTAATTGTATTCCCCCTGCCACTCCTGGCATCTGTATCCCTGAAATTTACATTCCTAATTCCTTTTAAAGGGGTTAGGATGTGGCTACATCAGGGGAGCCATTACTCACCCTACCACCTGCTACTTTGATGCAAAATCAGAATCTGGAGGAGTTAGTTCCAGCAGGAGGCATCACAGAAGAAACTTTATTTTAGGATTAGTGTCAGATATTTCTTAGCAAGTGGATTAGTTTGGGCTTTTACTAAAGACCTGGCGTCCTCTAGTGGGAAAATTGAGTAGTTCGCTGTCTATAGTGAGACTGCTTTCCTTTAGAACGGGCTTGCTTTGTAATCAAGGTCAATTCTGTTTTCCTTTACATATTTTATAAactgtgcttcttttttttaaactaaaactTTACCTCCTTTTTAAAAGTCACATGTTCTTCATTTGTATAATTAAATTCTCAAGCATAATATTAACCCATGAATAAGGACAAATATGTTCCATGTACTTTTATTTCAGTTTAGTTGCAGACAGGAGGATGaaacatttttcactttttaaatcctTCCTAAATTATTTCAGTTTAGTTGCAGACAGGAGGATGaaacatttttcactttttaaatcctTCCTAAAATGTATGATTACATAAGAGAAGTTAGCTATCATTAAATTCTTGAGAAGTAACTCAATGggggctgggttaagcacacatgttacaatgtgcaaaggcccatgttcaagcccctgatgcccacctgtatggggaaagcttcacaggtggtgaatgtaattgtctctctctgtctctttacctatttatatccccattcctctcaatttctggctgtatctatccaatataacaaagaaaaattcaaaaacttaaaaaagagagagaggttcagcccctggctccccacctgcagggaaatcgcttcacaggtggtgaagcaggtctgcaggtgtctatcttcctctccccctctgtcttcccctcctctctccatttctctctgtcctatccaaagatgaggacatcaataatgacaacaataataactacagcaataaagaaagagagagagagagaagtaactcAAAGGGCTTacattaattcttctttgaaagaCAATTCCTTGGGATATATTTCGATGTGGTTTGCAAAACACCTGGTGAAGAGTTCTGATTTTCATATTAGTGGAAACAGGAGCTGGAACTGGTGGTCTAATTCCAGCCCAATATAATCTCTAATCCAGCTGCAGTGAGATAAAGAGAAGGCAGAGTGCACATGAGGGAATAATTTATTGAGGAGATTTAGACTGATACCTAATTTCTGAGGAATCAGCTGATAAGTTATATAACTGCTAGGTAAAGAGCCTTTGAAAATTGTGACagttacatatacatacacactgaCAAATACACATTAGTGAATGTGGTCTATTAAGTATATAAATCCATCTGACTTGAGGGTCTAGGCATGAAAAGGAGGCCACTCTACCCCATCAGTAGGGGCCCtactggggagtcctgggattcccacacaaacatgatgaatctggaccttgaatagatccctctctccattgtcactggtcatctccatcaggaacaacataatggactcctttggaagcccccatagtaccttgccctcaatgtggatcaataatggtacagaatattccatcctccaaagggggttggataacatactctatttaccacctgaagaagatgggtcctgaaattggtacaactcagaatgttcctactgatgaccacagaatgcaagtttggacctacagggaagtagaggttacataggttcagCTCCTATGCTGAAGATAGGTAGGCCccggatcaaatcaatgggtgtTTACAAccaacaatatattttttaagattttatttatttattaatgataaatataggagaagagagagaaagaaccagacatcactctggtacatgtgctgccggggattgaactcaagacctcatgcttgagagtccaatgctttatccactatgccaccttccagaccaccagccaacaatatttatacacttttcctgtatttgggagctactctcttccttgatccagtctTCTagacccttttccagccatgacatcatctctccagacaataaactaggcccacctgcatatcagatgccaggctcaggcaaaaactaataaagtcatgggctctctggaatataactaaagtagacctactagccatttccaaaatggagaccccaaatcttcatctgcaacattccagcctttaggttcatgattaatcaacaatttgtatgactctatatgttaactctttttcagccaccaggttccacatgctaccatgatgccaaccagaattccttgggtaaatgaccccaccaatgtgttgtcctggagctccacttcccccgaaccccaccccactagggaaagcgagagacaggcttgggagtatggatcgatgtgccattgtccatgttcagcagaggaagcaattacagaagccagaccttccaccttctgcacttcataatgaccctgggtccatactcccagggggttaaagaacaggaaagctatcaggggaggggatgggatatggagctctggtggtgggaattgtacccctcttatcctatggtcttgtcagtgtttctattttataaataaataaattttaaaaataataaaaaaggaggtCACTGTTATTGTTTTGGGGGGAAAAGAGAAacgataaaaagaagaagaaagcaggaggagggggagaataaagaaagagaaagaggaggagatgaGGAAGAAGGTAAGGATATGGTGCATTTAAAAACCACGTTTTACCATAGGTATCATTCAGAAGACAAAGTGGGAGAAAGACAATACTTGTACTTGGAAATAAGAAAGGGAAAGGCATCGCAAATCAAAGGGGGCGCTCTCTGGCAGCATGCAGGAATAAAGTGGTGAAGACCATTTCCTTCTGAAActtggaggaggaaaggaaaggttcAGTGGGCTTTGCTGCCTGTGCACTCCCCCCAAAAGAGCGCGGCGAAGTTCAGCACCTAGGAAAGCGCCCCAAGGTCCACCAGCGCGGGTTATGCAAGAACCCCGGGATCCAGCACCTGTGGCTCGGCAGGTTCGAATATAACTCCGGTGATCACAGCTTTCAACCCAGTGGGAGACTGAGAGACGAGGAAGCGGAGGCGACATCCATAGATCTTCAGATTGCAGGAGCAAGGTAGTGGgaactctcctctctcctggaAGCCTCAGCCAAGCAGCTGCAGCCGAGAAACCCGGACAAAGGTAGTTAAAAGAGAGGAAGCGGGTTTGAGGAAGGACCTCAAAAGGTCTTGAACATCCGATGGGTTAGGCTCTAGTGCTGCAGTGATGGCGGGAACGCAGAGGAGGGGGGGTCTGGGCTAGGCAGTGGGGACCCAGAGGGTCCACCCTGGAAAGAGAACCATTCAACGCGTACCCATCGCTTGCGCTGGGAGCTGAGCTCCTCTCCTCCGCAAACTAGTCGCGCTCGACACTTCCTCTGTCGGGTGGCTATTTTGCAAGTCCTTTCTCAAGCGCTGTGCCTCGGCCCCAGGACCGAACCAAGGGGCGAGACAGACTCCCTAGGCATCCCGGAATATGAGCTAGAAGCACCCGTGCGCTCAGGGGGCAGCTGCAACAGCGACAGCCATCATGAACAAGGCGGCCGGTGAGGAGAAGCTGGCGGTACTCTTCAGTCTTGCCCCGGACCTGCGGGAGGCGGCCAACACGAGCTCCAATGCTTCGCTCCAGCCCCAGGACTGGTGGTGGGACGTGGGGCTGGAGTTGCCAGATGGCTCGGCGCCAGGTCACCccccgggcggcggcggcggggcggaGCGTGCGGACCCCGAGGCGTGGGTGCGGATCCTCATCAGTATGGTGTACTGGGTGGTGTGCGCCCTGGGACTGGCGGGCAACCTGTTGGTGCTCTACCTGATGAAGAGCAAACAGGGCTGGCGCAAGTCCTCCATCAACCTCTTCGTCACTAACCTGGCGCTGACGGACTTCCAGTTCGTGCTTACCTTGCCCTTCTGGGCAGTGGAGAACTCGCTGGACTTCAAATGGCCCTTCGGCAAGGCCATGTGTAAGATAGTGTCGGTGGTGACGTCCATAAACATGTACGCCAGTGTCTTCTTCCTCACCTCCATGAGCGTGGCGCGCTACCACACGGTGGCGTCAGCTCTAAAAAGCCACCAGACCCGAGGGCCTCCCCTGAGCGGCTGTTGTGGCCCCAGCCTGGGCGACAGCCGCTGCTATTCAACTCAGGCGCTGTGCTTGCTGATCTGGGCCTTGGCCACGCTGGCCTCGCTGCCCAACGCTGTCTTCTCCACCACTATCAAGGTGATGGGCGAGGAGCTGTGCCTGGTGCGCTTCCCTGACCAGCTGCTGGGCCATGACAGGCAGTTCTGGCTGGGCCTTTACCATTCACAGAAGGTGCTGTTGGGCTTTGTGCTGCCGCTGGGCATCATCAGCCTGTGTTACCTGCTGCTAGTGCGTTTCATCTCAGACCGCCGTGTGGTCGTGGGGATCGAAGGAGGGGTCTCTACGGCTGGGGGACGCCTGGCTGGAGCCAGCGCCTGCAGACGGTCCAAGGTCACCAAGTCTGTGACCATTGtggtcctttccttctttctgtgctGGCTGCCCAACCAGGCACTCACCACCTGGAGCATTCTCATCAAGTTTAACGCTGTGCCCTTCAGCCAGGAGTACTTCCTGTGCCAGGTATACGCCTTCCCCATCAGCGTGTGCCTGGCTCACTCCAACAGCTGCCTCAATCCCATCCTCTACTGCCTGGTGCGCCAGGAGTTCCGCAAAGCGCTCAAGAATCTACTGCAGCACATAGCATCTCCCTCACTCACCAGCATGCGTCCCATCACCAACACCACCAAGCCAGAACCCCAGGACTCTGGGGGGCTGCAGGCCCTGGCGCCGCTGCACCCGCCCTCTGAGCCTGACCTCCTCTACTACCCGCCCGGGGTGGTGGTCTACAGCCCAGTAGCTCGGCTTACTGACTCAGGTTGAGGAGCTTCTCCGGAGCTGGGAAGTTACCAGCAGAAACCTTTCCTTAGCTTATTGGCACGCGGACTTGCTGCGTGGCTGCACCCTGAGACTAGAATTTGGGTGCAAAAAACTTGGGGTGGGGATGTGAAGAAAAGAGATTAACTTGGTCCCCTCTTCTTCATCCTCAAGATGCACCTCCCACTGGGCTGTTTGTGATTTACCATCCAGGTTAGGGCAGGTTGGTGCACCTGGAGCTGGACTTTGACCTTCCATTGACTATGCATCCATCTTCATGGAGTGGGGAGCATTTACCTCCAGCTTGGGAGAGCGATTCATTGGGGAGTGCCATCTCAAAGCAGTATGATTATAAGGGCTGAACTGAGAAATTGCAACTGGAGGGGAAAACGAGGTGACACAGGCTCACTGAGGAGGCAAGCAGGAAGTGGAGAGCTCTGAGCACTGAAGTCTGGGCACCAGGCTCTGCCCAAGAGCAGTGAAGGCCACTCAACACTCTGCAGGAGCTGGTCTGAGCACACAGGTGAGGTGTGGCCAGGAGAGATTTGCCAAAGCCCCAGAGAGACATTTTGTAGAGTAAGGACTTGTCTGCAGCCTCTAACCTTAGCTGATCATTTTTCAGAACTCTATAGTGTTGGATTGATTTAAACTCTGAAGCAGGTATAGAGGGGTGGACTTGCCATTGTTTTTTCAGGTTTTCATAGATTTAAGATACTGTTGAAATGTGCATGTATTTTCTTGAAAGTCAGATTCATAGAAGCTAGAGTTTGATCTTTCAAGAAGTGTGGGTGGGAAATAAGATGCTAGGCAAGATTCAAATAAAACCTGTGTTAAAAGGAAGAGAACTGAGTGTCAGATGTTGAATTATTTATTGCTGAAAAGACTGAGGAGAGATGTGGGAAGGATTCTTCTTGTGCACTATCCTAATCAAATTCAACTTGAATAGGCATGATGAATTCCTCCTTAACTCCCCAACTATAAATAAGCTGATGAGTGACACATTTCTCATAACACCTCTGTTCTTGT
Proteins encoded:
- the RXFP3 gene encoding relaxin-3 receptor 1, with product MNKAAGEEKLAVLFSLAPDLREAANTSSNASLQPQDWWWDVGLELPDGSAPGHPPGGGGGAERADPEAWVRILISMVYWVVCALGLAGNLLVLYLMKSKQGWRKSSINLFVTNLALTDFQFVLTLPFWAVENSLDFKWPFGKAMCKIVSVVTSINMYASVFFLTSMSVARYHTVASALKSHQTRGPPLSGCCGPSLGDSRCYSTQALCLLIWALATLASLPNAVFSTTIKVMGEELCLVRFPDQLLGHDRQFWLGLYHSQKVLLGFVLPLGIISLCYLLLVRFISDRRVVVGIEGGVSTAGGRLAGASACRRSKVTKSVTIVVLSFFLCWLPNQALTTWSILIKFNAVPFSQEYFLCQVYAFPISVCLAHSNSCLNPILYCLVRQEFRKALKNLLQHIASPSLTSMRPITNTTKPEPQDSGGLQALAPLHPPSEPDLLYYPPGVVVYSPVARLTDSG